The Candidatus Zixiibacteriota bacterium genomic interval GTGAAGCGCAAACGATAGTCGTCCACCTGAACCCATTCGTTCTGTTTCAGGGTGACGATCGCCGACGTCGCAAAGCCCGCCGACGTCGCCGCGCCGATCAGCGCCAGCGCCAGCCCCACATGTGACAGGTATCCCGGCTGCGAAATCGGATTACGCAACGACAGCAGGTACACCCACCCGTTACTCACGATCGCCCACGCCGCAAACCCGAACAGCAGCAGATACAGCAGGTTGTTGGTGTACCCGGTGAGCAGCAGTATCGCGATCACAACTGCAGCTGCCGATGCGCCGACTATGATCAGCCGCGGCCGGTCCAGCCCTTTGTTCCATCTGAAGGCCGGAAACAACGAAACCAGAATGAGAATCGCCACCGCGATTGGAGTCATGGTATTGAAGTAATATGTCAGCCCGACATTGGATGGGTTCTCGGCAAGGCGCGTTATGAGCGGCGACGACGTTCCTGCGAGTACCAGCGCACCCCCCAGCGACAATAACAACACGCCGAGAGTCACCAGGTACGCGCGGGAATTGACCGTTGCGAACGATTTCTCCGGATCGATATCTCGCCACCGCCAGAGCACCAGCGACAGCCCGAGCAGGATGAAAAACAGCAACCCGCCGATCAGAAACTGGTTGATCCCCAGATCGACGAACGAGTGTACGGAAAAATCGGCCAGCACGCCCGACCGCGTCAGAAATGTCCCGTACAGCACCGACCACAGCGACAGACAGACGGCGATGAGTGAGAAACGAAGCAGCCCGCGGCGCTGTCGCTTGATGAACAGCGCGTGCACCTGTGCGGTTAAAAACAGCCACGGTATCAACGATGAATTTTCCACCGGGTCCCACGCCCAGAATCCGCCCCAGCCGAGCGTTTCATACGCCCAGTATCCCCCCAGGACCAGCGCCACACCCAGCCCGGACCAGGCAAACAGCGTCCAGCGACGCGCGGCTTCGGACCACGTCTGGTAATTGCGCTCCACCAGCGCCGTCATCGCGAAGGCGAACGGAAACACCGCGCCGGCAAAACCCAGAAACATGATCGGCGGGTGAATAGTCATCCAGTAGTTCTGCAGGAGCGGGTTCAGCCCCGATCCCTCCTCCCGCCACACGGGCATCAACTCGAACGGAGACTTCTTCAGCAGGATGAGCAGTATCGACAGAATGAAGAGATTGACGAACACCATATTGCCGCGCTCGAACGGCCCGGCCGTCCGCATCATCACCAGGCCCATCACGCCGACGAAAAACACCCACAGAAGAAACGTTCCTTCCTGCCCTCCCCACAGCGACGACCACAGGTAGTACACGGGCATATCGGTGGAGGAATAGGAAAAGACATACTTCACCGTGAAGTCGTGGGTCAGAATCAGGTACAGCAGCGTTATCATCGCCAGCGCCGCCGACCCCGTTGAAATCTGGAAAAAACGCCGCGCGAGACCGACCAAATCCTCGCGGCCACGCCACGCCAGCAGATAGGCTATCAATGAAAAGACGGCGAAGCCGAACGATGCGACTATGAAGAAATCACCCAGATACGGCATGGTACCTCACCTGCTTGTCGTGGTCACGATATTCACCCGCCCGGATGATGCTCTCGGAGTCCCGGCGTCGTCAGCGGGCCGTGCCCGCTACATTGCGGATTCGCTGCTTCTTTTCAGGTAGTACCACGTGCGCCGTACCGCCCGATATATCGACCAGCTTCTGCACGACCGCCTCGACCAGAAAATCGGGGGTCGATGCGCCTGCGGATATACCGACTTTCTCGATCTCCGGCTGGTCGATAAACCAGCGCTCGTCGATATCGTCGGCTGAATTGATCAGGTACCCCCGACCGCACAACTCATGCGAAATCTTCGCCAGCCGGGTGGAATTGGCGGAGCTCTTGGATCCGACCACCAGCATCATGTCCATGTGCGGCGCCAGCGCCAATATCGCCGATTGCCGCTTGTTGGTGGCGTTACAGATGGTGTCGAATATCTCGATATGCGGCCACTTCTCCTGGGCCGCCTTCTTGAACTCTTCGGTTTTGGACATCTCCGATGTCGTCTGGACCGTCAACCCCAGCTTGCGATCCGTCCACGACGGCAAACCCGCAAGCTCCTCGATTGACGATACCACCGTGATTCGGTCCGGCGCGTAGCCGACCACTCCCTCGGTCTCGTCGTGGTTGCGGTCGCCGTAATGGATCACGTAGTACCCCTGCGGGACGACCTTCTTGATGATATCGTATATCACGGTCACCAGCGGACAGGTCGCATCAACCACGTTCAAACCCTTGGCCCCGGCCCGCCGAATCACGTCCGGGGCGATACCGTGCGCCGATATGATCAGCGTCCCTTCGTCGACATCATCGACCGAAAACGCCTGCCCCACCCCCTGGCTGCGAAACCGCTCCACCACCGCTTCGTTGTGCACGATTTCGTTGAGAATCGTCACTTTCCCGGACGATTTCTCCGCCGTCTCCTCGGCGATATTTATCGCACGCTTGACACCCATGCAAAAACCGTGGTGCCGGGCGATATGGATCTCCTTGATCATGAAACCTCCAGGAGGTGCTTCGACTGATGAAACGCCTTGTACGAACTGCGCACCAGCGGCCCGGCTTCCACGTGCCCCAGCCCGACCTGCTCCATCCCGATCCGCGCCAGCTCGGCGAACTCCTCAGGATGATAAAACCGCTCAACCGGTAGATGCGCCAGCGACGGCCTCAGGTACTGTCCGATCGTGACAATATCCACGCCCGCCGCATGACACTGGTACATCAGCTCCATCAGCTCATCCTTCGTCTCCCCCAAGCCCACCATGAATCCGGTCTTGATCACGGGGCGTGGAGAATACTGCGATGCTATTCTGAGGACTTCCAGCGATCGGTCGAGCTTCGCCGCACCGCGCACCCGCTTGTGCAGCCGCCCCACCGTCTCGACATTGTGCGCAAAAACGTCGATTCCGGCGTCGAGTACCGTATAGATATCCTGCCTCCGGCCGGTGAAATCCGGCGTGAGGACTTCCACCTTGACTTCTTTATCCTGCCTTCGGAGGAGCTCTACAGTCCGGGCAAATGTAGAGGCTCCCCCATCCGGCAGGTCATCTCTGGTGACCGAGGTGATCACCACTTGCTTGAGCTTGAGCTGGGCCACCGCATCGGCCAGCCGCTGCGGCTCCTCCAGGTCATGTCCGATCGGCTGGGCCTTGAGCACGTCGCAGAAATTGCAGCCGCGCGTGCAGTGCTTGCCCAGAATCATGAAAGTCGCGGTGCCTTCATCCCAGCACTCGCGGATATTCGGACAGGCTGCCTCCTGACAGACCGAGTGCAACCCGGTGGTCTTCAGGATATCTCTGACCCGCTCGAAGTTCGGCCCGTTTTTCGGGCGTATTCTGATCCACTCCGGCAGACGCTGGTGTGGCGTATTCATTCGCCTGGATACCGGTGGCGCTTTGGGATTCGGCGACTCGGCCGAATAGCGTTCCATCGGTTGGGTAAAAAAGACTTTATTCATCCATCTAATATACGTTTATGATCGGCGCTGTCGAGCAAAAAATGTTCGAAAAAATACGCCAGCAGTGTCGTGTCCGTTTCCAGTTCACTGTGAAACGATGCCGCCAGAATATTGTTCTGCTCCACCAGCACCGGCCAGTCCTGAAACCGCGCCAGCACCGTCACGGCCGCCCCCGCTCGCGTCACCCGGGGAGCCCGGATAAACCCGCCCAGAAAGCGCTTTTTCGTCCCGTGAAAGTCGGCCTCGATCTCTTCCTCAAACGAAAAAACCTGCCGCCCGTAATCGTTCCGGGCAACATCGATATCAATCAATCCAAACGTCTTTACGCCGGCCTGGTTCCGCTCGATTTCCTTCGCCAGCAAAATCATCCCCGCGCACGTGCCGTAAATCGGACGCGCCGCGCCAAACTCGGCGATCGGCTGCCGAAGGCCGAACCGATCGATCAGGATGTCCATCGTCGTCGACTCCCCCCCCGGCACGATCAGCGCGTCGAGCCCCTCCATATCGCGCGGCAGCCGCACTTCGCGGTACCGCGCCCCCAGCGACTCGATCTGCCGCTTGTGCAGCCCGTAGTCGCCCTGCAGCGCCAATACTCCGATTGTTTTGTCACTGGCGTTCATGATCTCTACATAACACACGCGAGAAGGAAAAAGGTGCCGAAATATATCGGCTCGCGCCTGAATGTAAAGACCTCTGATCGACCGGTTATGACGGTTAGATATGAAACCCCCGACGCCGGTCCGCATATAATGGAGCAAATAATTCCACGAATCTCTTACACTGCGGATCTCGAAAAAGGACTAACCTATGAACGCACGACTCGTATGGCCGGCGGCAGCGCTGGCCACAGCGATGCTTATGGTGAGTTGCACCGGCGATGCCCCGGTCGAAATCGCCGAGAACCGGCCGGTCGCCTACGTAACGGCCGAGGGCGCCCCGACTGACACGAGCGCCAGCCCCATGCCGTACATGCTGATGGCCGACAGTCAGGTCACCGTAAACGACCGCTGCCCCGTCCGCAAAGTCCGGCTGAGCCTTCGCCTTCCTGCGCTGTACGTCAACGGGCGGCCGGTCGGGTTCTGCTGAACTCCCTGCCAGAAGGTCTTCGTGCAAGACCCCGGATTTTATCTGAACCAGCTCGGCGTCAGCGTCCCGTCGTTATTCGATTCGGCGACACCGGCGGTCCTTGATAGCAGGTTCGCAAGCTTTGTCGACTTCGAAGCGTTCTATTTTGCTTCAGCAGGCGAGAAACAGCGGTTCGACCGGGACATCGTGAAGCACTGCGGCATCGTTACCGACCCGGTGAGCAAAGAACGCTTCCGACCGACCGAGCAGTCACCGCGCATGGTGTACAACGACCGCACGTACCTGTTTGCTTCGGACTCGACCCACGCAACGTTCGCGATGATGCCCGATATGTACTGGCTTCCGAACTACTCGATGTATCCGAAAAGCGACTCAGCGCTGTAGGTCCGCGTCGCCCACAGCACCGACTGTCCGCGTCGCCCACAGCACCGACTGTCCGCGTCGCCCATAGCACCGACTGTCCGCGTCGCCCATAGCTTGGGGCTTGTTGAATAAAGCCTATGTGAGTGCGGTCAGGCGACCCCGCCTGACCGCACTCGCTAAAACCGCCATTTGTACTCAATGACTTCCGTCGAATGTCGCCCCGCCTCGGGCGGGGACGGCAGGGGAAGATGTTACAGGACTTGTGGCCCACCTAAAGTCCCCGCCTCGGGCGGGGATGGCAGATGGGAATGTTACAGAACTTGTGGCCCACCTAAAGTCCCCGCCTCGGGCGGGGACGGCAGGTGGGATTGCAGATGTTCCGTCAGATGCTTGGCCGCTCGCCATGGCGAGCGGGCTACATCTGACGGCCAGACTACAACAACCGCCCCTGCGCCTCCCCCCGCACATACAACTCCGGCATCGCCTCGTACAACCGCCCATCGAGCCTCCGGCCCGCGCGCTTTTTGTTCACCCCGCCCCACTGCTTGAAAAAGAAATGCACCCCCTGAACCTCGCACTGGTCGCGGATATCCCGCACCCACTCCGGTCTGATCGGACGCGCCCCCGGGCCGGACTCCCCGCCCACAATCGCCCAGTCAATCCCACTCAGGTCGAGATCAGACAGCGGCCCCAACAGCGGTTCGAGCGACAGAAACTTGACCGTCGCCCCGGTCGCGCAGAGGTCCTTGATTCGGTAGACATACTCTCGCCGCTCGACCGTTACCCCCATCCACACATTCGGCGGCCAGTCGATCTCACTGGCGATTCGTTTGAGGCGCTTCGAGCGCTTGGTGAGAATCTGGAACGTATGCAAATCGGCCCGGCGCATGACATCGAATATCCGCTGGATGTATTCTGTGGGCACCTGATCGTGAAAGAGGTCGGACATCGAATTGACAAACACCACTCGCGGCTTTTTCCACGACAGGGGCGCTTCAAGCAGGTCCGGGTGAAGCGTGACCGCGAACCCGTTTTTGTACTTGGCCACTCCCATCGCCTGAAGCCGTTTCGCCATGCGGGCGGCATAGCAATGTTCGCACCCCGGCGACACCGCATCACACCCGGTGACCGGGTTCCAGGTCAGCCACGTATACTCGATTCTGGCATGGTCGGACATCTGAGAAATGTAGTGGCAGCATTGAGACTCAAGAATCACATTCGACGCTCTCTTGAGAGGGCGGGGTCGCCCACAGCTTGCTGTGGGTTCCACTCGCCCGCTCCCACTTTCCCCACCACTTCACACCTGATCACGAAAACGCCGCCCTCCACAAAACAAAGGCGGTCGCGTCGCCCACCCGCCTCGGGCGGGGACGGCAGGTGGGTTCGTCATTCCACGCCCACCCGCCGCGGCGGGTAGAAGGGTGACGTCTTTCGAACGCCGACTGAGTCAAATTCGCATGCCCTCCACTTTCGCTACCAACTCGGAGGAAATAATGTGACCGCCCCCTCTTGTAGAACAAAGGAGGTACCATGCATCCGTTCACGCCCTTTCCGCAGGTATTTACTCCCCCCGGAAGCGTCGACCGAAGAGAAGAGAACAATAGGGTACCCCTAAAAATGACAAAACAAAGCCATTTCGCTGTAACCGACTGTGACACAACCTCGTACAACGACTTTTTACGTTTTCGGTGGTGCTTTTCTGGATGAATTGAGGAAGGATTCCCCCGCCACGCCGGACGGGAATGACACATCTGGGATGTTTTCGTCGACATGACTCCAAGACAGACGAAGTCTGTCATTCCCTCGGACGAGGGAATCTATCTTGAAAGAGAAACAGGTCGCAGACCTGTCCGCCCGGGTCGCCCACCTCGCCATGGCGAGCGGGCTACATCTGACGGACCCCCAAACAAAAACCCGGCTCGCCCTCGCGAACCGGGTCAAAGGATAACTCTGATGAAAACCGCGCGCGCCTTACCGCACCTGCAACTGCTCTTCTTTCGGGATCGACTCCGCCTGGATCCCCTTCATCGCGCCGCCCAGCCCGTGCGAGTGCTCCGCGATCACCGCGAAATCCTGCCAGTGCGTGGTCGCGTTGACGATCGCCGTACCGTACTTCTCGGGGTTGCTCGACTTGAAAATGCCCGAGCCGACAAACACCGCCTCGGCGCCCAGGTGCATGCACAACGCCGCATCGGCCGGCGTCGCCACTCCGCCTGCGGCGAAATTCGGCACCGGAAGCTTGCCCGTCTCCGCAACCTTGCGAACCAGATCGATCGACACCCGGTGCTCTTTCGCCACCCCGTACAGCTCGGTCTCGGTCATGGCGGTGAGCGAGCGCATCACCGATGTAATCTCTCTCAGGTGCTTCACGGCCTGCGAAACGTCGCCCGTTCCCGCCTCGCCCTTGGTGCGGATCATCGCCGCCCCTTCGGAGATACGCCGAAGGGCTTCGCCCAGGTTGCGACAGCCGCACACGAACGGTACCTTGAAGTCCCACTTGTTGACATGGAAAACGTTGTCCGCCGGCGTCAGCACCTCGGACTCATCGATGAAGTCGATCTCCATCGTCTCCAGCACGCGCGCTTCCACGAAATGCCCGATCCGGCACTTCGCCATGACCGGGATCGTCACCACCCGCTTGATGCCGTCGATAATGTCCAGATCGGCCATGCGGGCGACCCCGCCCTCGGCCCGGATGTCGGAAGGCACGCGCTCCAGCGCCATGACTGCGGCCGCACCGCACTGCTCGGCAATCTTGGCCTGCTCCGGGCTCGTAACGTCCATTATGACGCCGCCCTTGAGCATCTCGGCCAAACCGATTTTCACCTTGTGTTCCTTGCTGTCGAACCGTGTCATCATTGCTTCTATCCTCCGACGACTTACTGCCTCTTCTATACCTTCAACAGCAAGCCGAGTGTGTTCGTTCGTAGCCCCGCAGGGCTTTTTCAGCCACGCAATATAGCATCGTCCACCGGTCTCCCACAACCGGAAATGGAAAAGGCCCGCGCGGGCCGACTGCCCGGGCAGACCTTCGATATCGAATCATTCCGGCGGAGGGCCGTCTCTACCGGCGCACTCCGCGGCGGGCGTACTTGCCGAAATGGTGCTTCGCGAGCGCCTTCTTCACGCTGGTCTCCTGGACTTCCCAGAACTCGCGGAACTGGCAGCCGCCGTACTGGTCGCAGCCGCAATTGGGGCCTTCGGTACACAGGTTCATGTGGATCGGCCCCTCGATCGCCTCGATCACGTCGAGGAATGAAATCTCTTTGGGGAGGCGGGAGAGACGATAGCCGCCGGTCACGCCCTGGTAGGACACCAGGATGCCGCTTCGGGTCAAATCCTTGAGTATCTTCGCGAGAAACTCGCGCGGAATCGACTCGGCCTCGGCAATCGAATTGATCGACCCCAGCTTCCCCTTCGGCAGAGTCGAAATGTGCCGCACCGCCCGAAGTGCATAGTCGGCCTTACGTGATAATTGCATCGTCACACATCCTTGCTGTCACTGGCTCTTGGAATATGTCAGAATCATTTACCCATGCTTCCACATTTACCGGCCTAAAATAGTAAAAAGGCTCTGCTTAGTCTACAAAAAAATTGCATTTTGGACCATTTTTTCTCCGACACCGCCCCGCCGACCTGCTTGCGCCCCCGTCAGTTCCCCGCCAAATCCGGTTCATGGACCAAATTCGGCCATTTTTTACGAAATCTCGAAAAATCGTGAACCGCCGGCCACTGCCGCTGTTATATTCGACGACCGGGCAGGGGGACATGGGTCTGTAATTCGAAAGCGATCGAAGGAGATAGCAATGGCTGACCAGATGACTTCCGGCGGCGTTCAACCGCAGGCCGATGAGCAGATCGTGCGCGTGACGCCACAGGCGGTAGCCGAACTCAAACGGCTGATTGGCCGGGAAAAAGAAGAAAACCTCTTTGTCCGTATCGGCGTTGCTTCGGGCGGCTGCTCCGGAATGTCCTACGCCATGGAATTCGACAACGAGCCCAAATACACCGACCACGAGTTCGATTTCGACGGCCTCAGGGTTCGCGTCGATTCCTCGGCCCTTGTCTACATCAAGGGCTCGATCGTGGACTACAAAGGTGGGTTGCTCGGCGGCGGCTTCAGTTTCGAAAACCCCAACGCCAAGCGCTCCTGCGGCTGCGGTACTTCGTTCACCTGCTGAGGGTTACGCGTTCGATGGCATTTGTGGTGGTGGACCCGGCCGAGTTCCTGACCGATGGTGCGTTCTTCGAAGATTCCTTCATTGACAAAGCCGGGGCTGTCGATTGGAATTCCTTCGCCGGCCGTCAGGTACTTGTGCGCGGCTGTAATTCTACCGTTATTCCCCCCTGGGCGTACATGTATATCACCGGAAAGCTCGCCGGAGTGGCCAGGTCCGTCCGCTTCGGCAATGAACACGACAATATCGTGGTGTACCGCGCTCCGGCCTCGCCGCCGGAAGATAACGCCCCACTGAAGTCCGGTCCGGGCACTCGATAAGGAGGTTGAGTCTGGCTGCTATGCCGAAAGTAACGTTTCTGCCATTGGATATCGAGGTGGACGTCCCCGAGGGAACGATAATTCTCGATGCGGCGCTCGACAACAACATCAAAATCGATCATAACTGCGGCGGCAACTGCGCCTGCTCCACATGCCACGTGATCGTCGAAAAGGGCTTTGAGACGCTGAACGAGAAGACCGAAGACGAAGAAGATATGCTCGACGAGGCGGAGAATCTCACCGATCATTCCCGGCTCGCCTGCCAGTGCAAGATTACGTCGGATCTGATCGTCAGAATTCCTGAGAAGTCGTCGGAGTGGGACGACGACGATACCTTCTAATCGATTTCAAGCCCCCGCCGGATCCCGGTCACCGATCGGGTTCCGCCCTTCCGACCTGCTTCCCGCGACCGACCGGGCCAATACGGTTTCGCCGGGAATTCCCGTCTCAACCCCTCTGACTCCGTATCGCAATACTACTCCTACCGCTATCTCCCCCAATCTCTTAGCGTAAACTCCCGCCTGAATCAGTCGATATACGGACTAAGCGGCTCGCCGAAGGTCGCCGGACTATTACTATGCCATACCACCGTCTCAAGAGCCAGTGCGGCTATTCACTTATCGAACTGATCATTGTCGTGATGATCATCGGCCTGATTGCCGGAATCGCCGTGAGATCGCTGCGAAGCAGCAACGAAGTATCTCGTACCAATGCGACTCTTGCGAGGATGGACCTGTTGGCCTCCGCCATCGCCGGCAACCCGGACCGGGTATCAGGAGGTGTTCGCTCCGACTACGGTTATGTCGGCGACATTGGCTCGTTGCCGCCGACACTCGACGCACTTGTCACTGACCCGGGCGGACTGGCAACCTGGCGCGGCCCTTATGTCACTGACAAGTTCGGAAACGGTGGACCGGACTACACGTTCAGACAGGACGCGTGGGGCGTGCCGTTCCAATACTCCGGCGGGGCTTCCATAGTGTCCACTGGTTCCGGCACCACGCTGACGAGGCATATCGCAGCTTCGGTCGAAGACCTGCTCTACAACAGCGTCACGCTGGCGATCACCGATGTCGAGCGCGTGCCGCCCGGCTCCACTTATCGCGATTCCATCCGTGCGGTGCTGGTGTACCCGGATGGCGCCGGATCATACCGGTGGCGTTCCGCAACCCCCGACGCCGGCGGACGGCTCGAGTTTGACTCGATACCTGCAGGGCTCCATCGCCTGCACATCATATACCTTCCCGACTCGGACACGATCACACGATTGGTCAATGTCGACCCGGGCAGAACCTTTTACACCGATATCACGCTGACACGGGGGCTCCATTGATTCGCCGGCATCGCACATACTTGCCCGACTGCGGATTCAGTCTCATTGAGCTGCTGGTATTGATTGTAGTTGTTGGGATCCTCGCGGCAGTGGCGATGCAGTCGATGACCAGTCTGGTCATCGACACGAGACGTATCAAAACGGAACGCGAAATGGAGATGCTGGCAAAAGCGATTGCCGGTGATCCCTCTGTGTTACAGTCCGGCGTGCGGGCAGACTTCGGATACTTCGGAGATGTGGGTGCCTTCCCCTCCGACCTCGACGCGTTACTGGTGAATCCGGGCCTCAGCACCTGGCGCGGACCATACCTTCCGCCCGGGATGGTAGAGGATACAACCGGCTTCCTCCGTGACGAATGGGGTCAGTCCTACCAGTACACCGGCGGAGTCGAAATCGTCTCCCAGGGCGGCGGCTCTTCACTCACTCACAGCCTCGCTGACGACCCGTCGGATTACCTTCTGAACTGGTATGCCGGGGTCGTCCTGGATGCATCCGGAGGCGTGCCCGGCCCGATTTACCGGGACTCGGTAACAGTGACGTTGACCTATCCGGACGGTGCGGGGTCGATGACGAGTCAGTCCATTCACCCGGATTCATCAGGTGCGTTTGCACTGTCGAATGTACCGGCGGGGCGACACCGTATCGAGCTCGTCTTTCTCCCGAGTGTTGATACGCTGGTTCGGTACGCCACCGTGCTGCCTCGCCACAACGGCACGGCCACCTTCAGGTTTGCCGCCGACTACTTCGGAGGAAGCCCCTCGGGATTCGGCCGCCGCGCCGAACTCATCATAGTGGCGGCACGCGTGCCCGCAGATCTGGCCGACTTCCCATTGTTGCTTACCAGGTTGAATCTTCCTTCGGAAATGCTCGATGCCGACGGAGCCCATCCGGCGGACAACGGAGGCGGCGACATTCGCTTCACCCTGGATCGCAACGGCAACAACGTGCTCGCATGCGAGATTGTCGAGTTTACCCCAAACAACATTCCATCCAACGCCTCGGCCGAAATATGGGTCAAAGTGCCGTTTGTCTCGGGCAGCGTGAACACATCGATCTGGGTGTGGTATGATAAACCCGGCGCCACCCAGCCGCTTCCCGACGATCCCGGCGGAGCCTATGAAGTGTGGGACTCCAATTACGTGCTCGTTCACCACCTCGATGACAACCCTGGCGGTATCGCACCCCAGGCAATTGACGCCACCGGCAACGGCAATAACGGCACCTCGCTCGGAGGAATGAACAGCAGTGATCTCGTCGGCGGGCGGATCGGTCGGGCGATCGACTTCGACGGCAACAATGATTACATTCGCATACCGGCAGCCGGTGCGACCGTCACCGGCAAAGCTATTACGATGGAAGGGTGGATGTACCTTCGCCGTGCAACCGGTGATGCCAACCTCATGGAGCGGGGCTCCAACTACGCCCTGTGGGAAATTCGCGACGGGGGCACGCCGTACAATGTTTTCTTCGACAACTCCTGGCGCAGATTCAATTTCGGACGGGCGGCAACCTGGTTCCTGGATGACTGGCACTATGTCGTATGTACGTACGATGGCGCGCAGGTTCGCTCCTACATCGATGGAGACCCGGACCGAACGTACAGCTACACGAGTGATCTAAATCCCACCGCAAGCAACTACGATCTGGGCATTGCGCTCAACGCCGGCTGGAACGACTCCTACTATCGCGGACGCGTGGACGAAATTCGGGTATCCCGCGTGGTACGGTCCGCTGCCTACGTAAAAGCGCAGTTCAACAATCATGACAGCCCCGCCACCTTCGTTCTACCGCAGACACCGGAGACCCCATGAAGTCGATCCGAGCCTCCACATGTGGTCGATCCGGCGGATTCACGCTCATCGAACTGGTGATCGTGATCGTGATTGCCGGGATTCTCGTGACCGTGGCCCTTCGGGGCGGTCGCTCGATCAGCGAGACGAC includes:
- the pdxT gene encoding pyridoxal 5'-phosphate synthase glutaminase subunit PdxT, which translates into the protein MNASDKTIGVLALQGDYGLHKRQIESLGARYREVRLPRDMEGLDALIVPGGESTTMDILIDRFGLRQPIAEFGAARPIYGTCAGMILLAKEIERNQAGVKTFGLIDIDVARNDYGRQVFSFEEEIEADFHGTKKRFLGGFIRAPRVTRAGAAVTVLARFQDWPVLVEQNNILAASFHSELETDTTLLAYFFEHFLLDSADHKRILDG
- a CDS encoding phage Gp37/Gp68 family protein is translated as MSDHARIEYTWLTWNPVTGCDAVSPGCEHCYAARMAKRLQAMGVAKYKNGFAVTLHPDLLEAPLSWKKPRVVFVNSMSDLFHDQVPTEYIQRIFDVMRRADLHTFQILTKRSKRLKRIASEIDWPPNVWMGVTVERREYVYRIKDLCATGATVKFLSLEPLLGPLSDLDLSGIDWAIVGGESGPGARPIRPEWVRDIRDQCEVQGVHFFFKQWGGVNKKRAGRRLDGRLYEAMPELYVRGEAQGRLL
- the pdxS gene encoding pyridoxal 5'-phosphate synthase lyase subunit PdxS — protein: MMTRFDSKEHKVKIGLAEMLKGGVIMDVTSPEQAKIAEQCGAAAVMALERVPSDIRAEGGVARMADLDIIDGIKRVVTIPVMAKCRIGHFVEARVLETMEIDFIDESEVLTPADNVFHVNKWDFKVPFVCGCRNLGEALRRISEGAAMIRTKGEAGTGDVSQAVKHLREITSVMRSLTAMTETELYGVAKEHRVSIDLVRKVAETGKLPVPNFAAGGVATPADAALCMHLGAEAVFVGSGIFKSSNPEKYGTAIVNATTHWQDFAVIAEHSHGLGGAMKGIQAESIPKEEQLQVR
- a CDS encoding DUF2480 family protein: MRVTRSMAFVVVDPAEFLTDGAFFEDSFIDKAGAVDWNSFAGRQVLVRGCNSTVIPPWAYMYITGKLAGVARSVRFGNEHDNIVVYRAPASPPEDNAPLKSGPGTR
- the ispH gene encoding 4-hydroxy-3-methylbut-2-enyl diphosphate reductase, giving the protein MIKEIHIARHHGFCMGVKRAINIAEETAEKSSGKVTILNEIVHNEAVVERFRSQGVGQAFSVDDVDEGTLIISAHGIAPDVIRRAGAKGLNVVDATCPLVTVIYDIIKKVVPQGYYVIHYGDRNHDETEGVVGYAPDRITVVSSIEELAGLPSWTDRKLGLTVQTTSEMSKTEEFKKAAQEKWPHIEIFDTICNATNKRQSAILALAPHMDMMLVVGSKSSANSTRLAKISHELCGRGYLINSADDIDERWFIDQPEIEKVGISAGASTPDFLVEAVVQKLVDISGGTAHVVLPEKKQRIRNVAGTAR
- a CDS encoding Rrf2 family transcriptional regulator, translated to MQLSRKADYALRAVRHISTLPKGKLGSINSIAEAESIPREFLAKILKDLTRSGILVSYQGVTGGYRLSRLPKEISFLDVIEAIEGPIHMNLCTEGPNCGCDQYGGCQFREFWEVQETSVKKALAKHHFGKYARRGVRR
- a CDS encoding iron-sulfur cluster assembly accessory protein, which encodes MADQMTSGGVQPQADEQIVRVTPQAVAELKRLIGREKEENLFVRIGVASGGCSGMSYAMEFDNEPKYTDHEFDFDGLRVRVDSSALVYIKGSIVDYKGGLLGGGFSFENPNAKRSCGCGTSFTC
- the lipA gene encoding lipoyl synthase encodes the protein MNKVFFTQPMERYSAESPNPKAPPVSRRMNTPHQRLPEWIRIRPKNGPNFERVRDILKTTGLHSVCQEAACPNIRECWDEGTATFMILGKHCTRGCNFCDVLKAQPIGHDLEEPQRLADAVAQLKLKQVVITSVTRDDLPDGGASTFARTVELLRRQDKEVKVEVLTPDFTGRRQDIYTVLDAGIDVFAHNVETVGRLHKRVRGAAKLDRSLEVLRIASQYSPRPVIKTGFMVGLGETKDELMELMYQCHAAGVDIVTIGQYLRPSLAHLPVERFYHPEEFAELARIGMEQVGLGHVEAGPLVRSSYKAFHQSKHLLEVS
- the ccsA gene encoding cytochrome c biogenesis protein CcsA yields the protein MPYLGDFFIVASFGFAVFSLIAYLLAWRGREDLVGLARRFFQISTGSAALAMITLLYLILTHDFTVKYVFSYSSTDMPVYYLWSSLWGGQEGTFLLWVFFVGVMGLVMMRTAGPFERGNMVFVNLFILSILLILLKKSPFELMPVWREEGSGLNPLLQNYWMTIHPPIMFLGFAGAVFPFAFAMTALVERNYQTWSEAARRWTLFAWSGLGVALVLGGYWAYETLGWGGFWAWDPVENSSLIPWLFLTAQVHALFIKRQRRGLLRFSLIAVCLSLWSVLYGTFLTRSGVLADFSVHSFVDLGINQFLIGGLLFFILLGLSLVLWRWRDIDPEKSFATVNSRAYLVTLGVLLLSLGGALVLAGTSSPLITRLAENPSNVGLTYYFNTMTPIAVAILILVSLFPAFRWNKGLDRPRLIIVGASAAAVVIAILLLTGYTNNLLYLLLFGFAAWAIVSNGWVYLLSLRNPISQPGYLSHVGLALALIGAATSAGFATSAIVTLKQNEWVQVDDYRLRFTHMQDTPKGFDCHVEVDDGRGVFIATLPHEFPRNSEGVMKKPFVQNYLNRDLYLSPVSIERPAVPDPGAMTLTKGESGQIGEYAVTFHEFDVKGAHGGESMSDMTAAARLTIIRDGNSEEIAPSLSVSNREITPIVASFDGGRGSVHITGVDPDNGGVMLQFHGDFVPTGDSMVAATLTIDISEKPWIVLFWLGTFLAFAGGGMSMVQRRRRKNRGTEIVETADTERAVIATRDVA
- a CDS encoding 2Fe-2S iron-sulfur cluster-binding protein — translated: MPKVTFLPLDIEVDVPEGTIILDAALDNNIKIDHNCGGNCACSTCHVIVEKGFETLNEKTEDEEDMLDEAENLTDHSRLACQCKITSDLIVRIPEKSSEWDDDDTF